GTCAGCCCTGAGGGGCCTGCCGGCCGAGCCACCAGGCGTAGGTGCGGGCGATGCCGTCCCGCAGCGGAATCTGCGGCTTGAAACCGAGGGAGGCGAGCCGGGACACGTCGAGGAGCTTGCGCGGGGTGCCGTCGGGCTTGGTGGTGTCCCAGACGATGCGGCCCTGATATTCCGTCACCTCCTTGACCGTTTCGGCGAGTTCGCGGATGGCGAGGTCCTCGCCGCAGCCGACGTTGACCGGCTCGGCGTCGTCGTACACCTCCAGCAGTCGCACACAGGCGGCGGCGAGGTCGTCGACGTGGAGGAACTCGCGCCGGGGGCTGCCGGAACCCCACAGGGTGACCTCGCCGGCGCCGTCCCGCTTCGCCTCGTGGAAGCGGCGGATCAGGGCGGGCAGCACGTGCGAGGTCTCCAGGTCGAAGTTGTCCCCGGGGCCGTAGAGGTTGGTGGGCATGGCACTGATGTACGAGGCGCCGTACTGCCGGCGGTAGGACTGGACCTGCACGATTCCGGCGATCTTGGCCAGCGCGTACGCCTCGTTGGTCGGTTCGAGCGGGCCGGTGAGCAGGGCGCTCTCGGGGATCGGCTGGGGGGCGTGCTTGGGATAGATGCACGACGAGCCGAGGAGGAGGAGGCGCTGGACGCCGGCCGCGTGGGCGCCCGCGACCACGGCGAGCTGGATCCGGAGGTTGTCCTCCAGGAACTGGACCGGACTGGTGCTGTTGGCCATGATCCCGCCCACCTTGGCGGCGGCCAGCACCACCGCGTCGGGACGGGTCTCACGCAGGAACGCCTCGGTCGGCGCGGACTCGCGCAGGTCGAGCTCGTCCCGGCCGCGGGTGATCACCTCATGGCCGTCGGCGGTGAGGCGGCGCACCAGCGCCGATCCGACGAGGCCGCGGTGGCCCGCGACGAATATGCGGGCGCCCGGGCGAAGCAGGGGGCGGGTGGATTCCTGGGCCGGGCCCGGAGTCTCAGTCGTCATGGCTCGGATTGTGCCAGCAGCACGGCATCGGGGTGACCCTTTGCCGCATTCCACTCAGATCCCGAAATTTCGGTGACACAAACCGCCCCAAGGGCGACCACAGAAGGGGGGAGTCATGGCAAAGACCGCACTCATCACCGGTGTGACCGGACAGGACGGTTCGTACCTGTCGGAGCTGCTGCTCGAGAAGGGGTACACGGTCCACGGCCTGATACGGCGATCGTCGAGCTTCAACACGGAGCGGATCGACCACATCTACCAGGGCCCCGAGGAAGCGAATCGTTCCTTCGTGCTCCATCACGCCGACCTCTCCGACGGCGTGGCGCTGGTGAACCTGCTGCGGGACATCCAGCCGGACGAGGTCTACAACCTGGGTGCCCAGTCGCACGTCCGGGTGTCCTTCGACGCGCCCCTCTACACGGGTGACGTCACGGGCCTGGGCACCGTGCGGCTGCTGGAGGCGGTCCGCGCGAGCGGGATCGAGACCCGGGTCTACCAGGCGTCCTCGTCCGAGATGTTCGGCGCGAGCCCGCCCCCGCAGAACGAGAAGACCCCGTTCCACCCGCGCAGCCCGTACAGCGTGGCCAAGGTCTACTCGTACTGGGCGACGGTCAACTACCGTGAGGCGTACGGGATGTTCGCCACCAACGGCATCCTGTTCAACCATGAGTCCCCGCGCCGCGGCGAGACCTTCGTGACCCGCAAGATCACCCGCGGGGTGGCCCGGATCAAGGCGGGGCTGCAGGACCGGCTGCATCTGGGCAACCTCGACGCCGTACGCGACTGGGGGTACGCCCCCGAGTACGTGGAGGCGATGTGGCGGATGCTCCAGTGCGACACCCCCGACGACTACGTGGTGGCCACCGGCGAGGGGGTCAGTGTGCGGCAGTTCCTGGAGTACGCCTTCGAGCACGCGGGCCTCGACTGGGCGGAGCACGTGCGCTACGACCCCAAGTACGAACGCCCCAGCGAGGTCGACGCGCTGATCGGTGACGCGTCCAAGGCGGAGGAACTCCTGGGCTGGAAGCCGGAGGTGAAGTCGCGGGAGCTGGCGCAGATCATGGTGGACGCCGACATCCGGCTGCTGAGCGACCAGCTCACGGGGTCCGCGGTCCGGGTGGACCGGTGAGCGGGCCCGGACGTCTCAGACGTACCCGGGCCGGCGTCCTCGCATCGGTCCTCGCCCTCGCCGCCGGTCTGCTGGGCGCCGCGTCGGTCACCGCTCCCCCGGCCGCCGCGCTCACCCCGCCGGTCGGCTTCACCGCGGACGCCCTGTCCACCTACCAGACCAACGGCATCGTCTGGTCGCTGGCCGAGGCGAACGGGGTCGTCTACGCGGGCGGCACCTTCTCCGGCATCCGCCCGGCCGGCTCCCCCTCCGGGAGCAACACGACGCCCGCCGTGAACTTCGCCGCGTTCGACGCGGCCACCGGTGCCCCCACCGGCTGCTCACTGTCCTTCACACGCAGCAGCGGCACGGCGACGGTCCGGGCTCTGGCGGTATCGCCCGACAGGTCCACGCTGTACGTGGGCGGTTACTTCAACGCCGTGAACGGGGCGGCGGCCAACGGGCTGACGGCGGTCGACACCGCGACCTGCCGGCCGCGGGCGGGCTTCGCGCCGCGGTTCGGGGCGACGGTCCGCGCGCTGGACGTCGCGTCGGACGGCACCGTCTACGCGGGCGGCGACTTCCAGACCGTCGACGGGGCGGCCCGGCGCTTCTTCGCCGCCGTCACGGCGGCCGGTGCGCTGACCGGCTGGAATCCGAACGCGGACAGGTCGGGACGCACCCTGCGGGTGACCCCTGACGGGAACAGCGTCCTCATCGGCGGTGACTTCTTCACCGTGGGCGGCGCCGACTCGCACGCGCTCGCCGTGACCAGCCCCTCCACGGGAGCCGTCACCCGCGCCTACCCGTCGGGCTTCATCCCGGCATCGGCCGTCGTCAAGGACATCGTCACGGACGCGGCGTCGGACGGCTGGTACGCGGCGGGCGAGGGCGCGGGCGGCGCGTCCTTCGACGGCCGGCTCGCCATGGAGCTCGACGGTTTCGGCCAGCGCTGGCGGGACACCTGCCAGGGTGCGACCCAGGCACTCCGCGTCCACCGGGGAGTGCTGTACGCGGGCAGCCATGTGCACGACTGCTCGACCATGGGCGGTTTCCCCAACCAGGCCCGCAAGCATCTGACCGCCCAGTCCGTGGACGGCCCGGATCTGCTGGGCTGGCTCCCGGACACCAACGACGGCATCGGTGAGCCTGTCGGCCCGCGTGCGCTGACCGTCTCCTCGCGCGGCGGCCGGGAATTCCTCTGGGTGGGCGGCGAGTTCACCACGGTCAACGGGTCCGGCCAGCAGGCGCTGACCCGGTTCGCGAACACCCCTGACACCGGGGCGCCCGCGGCACCGGTGGTGAGCGTGTCCGCGCCCAGGGCAGGTGAGGTCAAGGTCAGCTGGCGCAGCGCCCTGGACCTGGACGACAGTCTGCTGACGTACCGCGTCCACCGCGACGGCGGCTCCACGCCGGTGTACACGACGACGGGTTCCTCGCTGTTCTTCAGCAGGCCGCAGC
The DNA window shown above is from Streptomyces sp. Alt3 and carries:
- a CDS encoding GDP-L-fucose synthase family protein, translated to MTTETPGPAQESTRPLLRPGARIFVAGHRGLVGSALVRRLTADGHEVITRGRDELDLRESAPTEAFLRETRPDAVVLAAAKVGGIMANSTSPVQFLEDNLRIQLAVVAGAHAAGVQRLLLLGSSCIYPKHAPQPIPESALLTGPLEPTNEAYALAKIAGIVQVQSYRRQYGASYISAMPTNLYGPGDNFDLETSHVLPALIRRFHEAKRDGAGEVTLWGSGSPRREFLHVDDLAAACVRLLEVYDDAEPVNVGCGEDLAIRELAETVKEVTEYQGRIVWDTTKPDGTPRKLLDVSRLASLGFKPQIPLRDGIARTYAWWLGRQAPQG
- the gmd gene encoding GDP-mannose 4,6-dehydratase, which gives rise to MAKTALITGVTGQDGSYLSELLLEKGYTVHGLIRRSSSFNTERIDHIYQGPEEANRSFVLHHADLSDGVALVNLLRDIQPDEVYNLGAQSHVRVSFDAPLYTGDVTGLGTVRLLEAVRASGIETRVYQASSSEMFGASPPPQNEKTPFHPRSPYSVAKVYSYWATVNYREAYGMFATNGILFNHESPRRGETFVTRKITRGVARIKAGLQDRLHLGNLDAVRDWGYAPEYVEAMWRMLQCDTPDDYVVATGEGVSVRQFLEYAFEHAGLDWAEHVRYDPKYERPSEVDALIGDASKAEELLGWKPEVKSRELAQIMVDADIRLLSDQLTGSAVRVDR
- a CDS encoding LamG-like jellyroll fold domain-containing protein, which gives rise to MSGPGRLRRTRAGVLASVLALAAGLLGAASVTAPPAAALTPPVGFTADALSTYQTNGIVWSLAEANGVVYAGGTFSGIRPAGSPSGSNTTPAVNFAAFDAATGAPTGCSLSFTRSSGTATVRALAVSPDRSTLYVGGYFNAVNGAAANGLTAVDTATCRPRAGFAPRFGATVRALDVASDGTVYAGGDFQTVDGAARRFFAAVTAAGALTGWNPNADRSGRTLRVTPDGNSVLIGGDFFTVGGADSHALAVTSPSTGAVTRAYPSGFIPASAVVKDIVTDAASDGWYAAGEGAGGASFDGRLAMELDGFGQRWRDTCQGATQALRVHRGVLYAGSHVHDCSTMGGFPNQARKHLTAQSVDGPDLLGWLPDTNDGIGEPVGPRALTVSSRGGREFLWVGGEFTTVNGSGQQALTRFANTPDTGAPAAPVVSVSAPRAGEVKVSWRSALDLDDSLLTYRVHRDGGSTPVYTTTGSSLFFSRPQLTFTDRNVVAGRTYSYRITASDGTNTSGLSAAASVTAASSASPYQERVLADGADLYWRYDEAGGAFAADASASDNGGVYVNAPSYRTTPAAVAGSAALSLNGTDEYVHSDRLHHYTSPTPYSVETWFRTTSTSGGRIVGYGNNIGTARGHTSSISDKLLYLTNDGRLAFGVQSGGTRPTVTSPGSYNDGSWHHAVATQGPSGMVLYVDGQPVGTNAATGNRSYNGYWRVGGDAMNNAWPNRPTSDYFAGQVDETAVYPSALTAAQVAAHHELAGTPPGPGDSTVTLTPDEDAYVNSVAANANYNDSQLASRGTTAYLSYLRFTLPSAPAGQVLRSARLTFRTSSDSTAGSADSHSIVPVTGAWTESAVTYNTRPTLSTSVLGTITGASAVSTDHSADLDATALDGALGSVTSLALTSSGTDSLRIWSSEATAAYRPQLVLTFGDE